In one Pseudarthrobacter oxydans genomic region, the following are encoded:
- a CDS encoding DEAD/DEAH box helicase, with translation MPSQPDESTALAIQTPAINDRSLAAGLAYAMGSRVSGISFDAATGLMLGKVRGGADVPYSTTAKLVRKAGGWSCTVGVCSCPVRKDCKHVAALLFAAEDNPAIRVQLLAPSTSTQLSRSPSAPALSDWEQALSPLISQGTAPPSTGVPLALQFEIEEPAPHFSYTGRRDPLRSVRQLKARPVIMGAKGKWIRGDVSWTTLNYLNFRRECNPAHVEWMQEFLAGHSAAAGRTYNPSGFWLGLNSYAGKNLWSLLADARKIGLTLVHSRGTEPVRLAEAPAAVGLNLGRYGSPGTGPSAAGAGSQGTTAADGGLELAPAITVEGAEVDPASVGTIGRPAHGIFFTAGEASLPGVPDPDGIITLAPLESGLSEELLAFVTAGSTLHIPAKDESRFLTGFYPKLKQTARVTARDESVELPALAVPTLSLLANYGADHRVRLHWEWHYKSGNLVTAQPLWRHPGDHGYRDDTAEARILEGIGQPWDMVPALGESATGGWGTPRLAASAELTGLDTLAFTEEVLPRLREAPDVEVDTVGDIADYREAEEAPVVSISTKATEQRDWFDLGIQISLEGQPVSFAAVFSALAAGQTKMLLPSGAYFSLDLPELHQLRALIEEARSLQDNKDAPLQISRFQAGLWDELAQLGVVDEQAAAWRSAVGGLLEGGMDGLPLPATLNAELRPYQLEGFNWLTFLYRHSLGGILADDMGLGKTVQALALMCAAKELALAAAEGPVSDAGARPSGDSLTGAIASAGQPDAGAPFLVVAPTSVVGNWAAEAARFAPGLKVHAVSETFGKSGQDAAEVLAGADIVITSYALFRIDYESYASRTWSGLVLDEAQFVKNHQSKAYQCARKLPAAFKLAITGTPLENNLMEFWALTSIVAPGLFSSPKRFAEYYQKPVEKNGDKAQLDKLRRRVRPLMMRRTKDQVIKDLPPKQEQILEVVLNPRHQKVYQTHLQRERQKILGLIEDVNKNRFTIFQSLTLLRQLSLDASLIDPSLSGVRSSKLDVLFEQLEDLVAEGHRALIFSQFTGFLGKVRERLDEEKIEYCYLDGSTRNRADVVNEFKNGSAPVFLISLKAGGFGLNLTEADYVFLLDPWWNPASEAQAVDRTHRIGQARNVMVYRLVAKDTIEEKVMALKARKSQLFSDVMEGDALAGGAITAEDLAGLFKE, from the coding sequence ATTCCATCCCAACCGGACGAAAGTACGGCACTGGCAATACAAACCCCCGCCATCAACGACCGTTCCCTGGCGGCCGGGCTGGCGTATGCCATGGGCAGCCGCGTCTCGGGCATTTCGTTCGACGCCGCCACCGGGCTCATGCTGGGCAAGGTCCGCGGCGGGGCGGACGTGCCCTACTCCACCACTGCCAAGCTGGTCCGCAAGGCAGGCGGCTGGAGCTGCACCGTGGGCGTGTGCAGCTGCCCGGTCCGCAAGGACTGCAAGCACGTGGCCGCGCTGCTCTTCGCCGCCGAGGACAACCCCGCCATCCGCGTGCAGCTGCTGGCGCCGTCAACGTCCACACAGCTGTCCCGCAGCCCGTCCGCTCCCGCCCTGTCCGACTGGGAGCAGGCGCTCAGCCCGCTGATCTCGCAGGGAACCGCACCTCCCAGCACGGGTGTTCCGCTGGCGCTGCAATTCGAGATCGAAGAACCCGCCCCGCACTTCTCCTACACAGGCCGGCGGGACCCGCTCCGCAGCGTGCGCCAGCTCAAGGCCCGGCCGGTGATCATGGGCGCCAAGGGCAAGTGGATCCGCGGCGACGTCTCCTGGACCACCCTGAACTACCTGAACTTCCGGCGCGAGTGCAACCCGGCGCATGTGGAGTGGATGCAGGAGTTCCTGGCCGGCCATTCCGCCGCCGCCGGCCGGACGTACAACCCCTCCGGCTTCTGGCTCGGCCTGAACTCCTACGCCGGCAAGAACCTGTGGAGCCTGCTGGCAGACGCCCGCAAGATCGGCCTCACCCTGGTGCACTCGCGCGGCACTGAACCTGTGCGGCTCGCCGAAGCCCCTGCCGCCGTCGGCCTTAACCTCGGCCGCTACGGCTCCCCCGGCACCGGACCCTCCGCCGCCGGGGCAGGTTCCCAAGGCACAACAGCTGCCGACGGCGGGCTGGAACTGGCGCCCGCCATCACCGTGGAGGGGGCCGAGGTTGATCCGGCGTCCGTGGGCACCATCGGCCGGCCCGCCCACGGGATCTTCTTCACCGCCGGAGAAGCGTCGTTGCCCGGCGTGCCCGACCCCGACGGGATCATCACCCTTGCACCGCTGGAAAGCGGCCTGAGCGAGGAGCTGCTCGCGTTCGTGACGGCCGGCAGCACCCTGCACATTCCGGCCAAGGACGAATCGCGCTTTCTGACCGGCTTCTATCCGAAGCTGAAGCAGACTGCCCGGGTCACTGCCAGGGACGAATCCGTCGAGCTGCCGGCGCTCGCAGTCCCCACCCTGTCCCTGCTGGCAAACTACGGCGCGGACCACCGCGTGCGGCTGCACTGGGAGTGGCACTACAAGAGCGGAAACCTCGTCACGGCCCAGCCCCTCTGGCGCCACCCCGGCGACCACGGCTACCGCGACGACACCGCCGAGGCCCGCATCCTGGAAGGCATCGGCCAGCCGTGGGACATGGTGCCGGCGCTGGGCGAGTCCGCCACCGGCGGCTGGGGCACCCCCCGGCTCGCGGCCTCCGCCGAACTGACGGGCCTGGACACCCTGGCCTTCACCGAGGAGGTCCTGCCGCGCCTGCGCGAAGCCCCGGACGTCGAGGTGGACACCGTGGGCGACATCGCCGACTACCGCGAGGCCGAGGAAGCTCCGGTGGTGTCCATCTCCACCAAGGCCACCGAGCAGCGCGACTGGTTCGACCTTGGCATCCAGATCTCGCTGGAAGGCCAGCCGGTGTCCTTCGCCGCGGTGTTCTCCGCCCTGGCCGCCGGGCAGACCAAGATGCTGCTGCCCAGCGGCGCCTACTTCTCCCTGGACCTGCCCGAGCTGCACCAGCTTCGCGCGCTCATCGAGGAAGCCCGCTCGCTGCAGGACAACAAGGATGCGCCGCTGCAGATCAGCCGCTTCCAGGCCGGCCTGTGGGATGAACTGGCCCAGCTGGGTGTCGTGGACGAACAGGCGGCCGCGTGGCGGTCCGCGGTGGGGGGCCTGCTCGAAGGCGGCATGGACGGCCTCCCGCTCCCCGCCACCCTCAACGCGGAGCTGCGCCCGTACCAGCTGGAAGGCTTCAACTGGCTCACCTTCCTGTACCGGCACAGCCTGGGCGGCATCCTCGCGGATGACATGGGCCTCGGCAAGACCGTGCAGGCGCTGGCCCTGATGTGCGCCGCCAAGGAGCTGGCGCTGGCGGCGGCAGAGGGTCCAGTGTCCGACGCCGGCGCTCGTCCCAGCGGTGACAGCCTCACCGGCGCCATCGCTTCAGCCGGCCAGCCCGACGCCGGCGCTCCCTTTTTGGTGGTTGCCCCCACCAGCGTGGTGGGCAACTGGGCCGCGGAGGCGGCGCGCTTTGCGCCCGGCCTGAAGGTGCATGCCGTCAGCGAGACGTTCGGAAAGAGCGGGCAGGACGCCGCGGAGGTCCTGGCCGGGGCGGACATCGTGATCACGTCCTACGCCCTGTTCCGGATCGATTACGAGTCCTATGCCTCCCGCACATGGTCCGGCCTGGTGCTGGACGAGGCGCAGTTCGTGAAGAACCACCAGTCCAAGGCGTACCAGTGCGCCCGCAAACTGCCGGCGGCGTTCAAGCTGGCCATCACGGGCACGCCCCTGGAAAACAATCTCATGGAGTTCTGGGCCCTGACATCGATTGTTGCGCCGGGGCTCTTTTCCAGCCCCAAGCGCTTCGCGGAGTACTACCAGAAGCCGGTGGAAAAGAACGGTGACAAGGCGCAGCTGGACAAGCTCCGCCGCCGGGTCCGCCCGCTCATGATGCGCCGCACCAAGGACCAGGTGATCAAGGACCTGCCGCCCAAGCAGGAGCAGATCCTGGAAGTGGTGCTCAACCCGCGCCACCAGAAGGTGTACCAGACCCACCTGCAGCGCGAGCGGCAGAAGATCCTGGGGCTGATCGAGGACGTGAACAAGAACCGGTTCACCATCTTCCAGTCGCTGACCCTGCTGCGCCAGCTCAGCCTGGACGCCTCGCTGATCGACCCGTCGCTCTCGGGCGTGCGCTCCAGCAAGCTGGACGTGCTGTTCGAGCAGCTGGAGGACCTGGTGGCGGAAGGCCACCGCGCCCTCATTTTCAGCCAGTTCACCGGCTTCCTGGGCAAGGTGCGGGAGCGGCTGGACGAGGAAAAGATCGAGTATTGCTACCTCGACGGCAGCACCCGCAACCGCGCGGACGTGGTCAACGAGTTCAAGAACGGCAGCGCTCCGGTGTTCCTGATTTCGCTGAAGGCCGGCGGGTTCGGGCTCAACCTCACGGAGGCGGACTATGTGTTCCTGCTGGACCCCTGGTGGAACCCGGCCTCGGAGGCGCAGGCCGTGGACCGGACCCACCGGATCGGGCAGGCCCGGAACGTGATGGTCTACCGGCTCGTGGCGAAGGACACCATCGAGGAAAAGGTCATGGCCCTGAAGGCCCGCAAGTCGCAGCTGTTTTCCGATGTCATGGAAGGCGACGCCCTTGCCGGCGGAGCCATCACTGCCGAAGACCTGGCCGGGCTGTTCAAGGAGTAG
- a CDS encoding ammonium transporter — MDSGNVAWILASSALVCMMIPALALFYGGMVGSRRILNMMMMCFGGASLVAVLWALFGYSMAFGNSVGGLGLIGDVTEFPGMGQLLAADEEASIPVILFAAFQLFFACVTTALVAGAAAGRMKFGAWMLFAGIWATIVYFPIAHWVFAFTSADGSVTGGWIASGIKAIDFAGGTAVHMNAGAAALALALVLGKSSGWPKVEHAKPHSRPLVLVGAGLLWVGWFGFNAGSALSAGQSASVVLLNTAVAASAGLLAWSLVERLRRGAATSMGAASGLISALVAITPACGAVSPLGALAIGAIAGAVCSLAIELKYRLGYDDSLDVVGVHLVGGILGTLLIGLFATDAAPNGVSGLFYGGGVELLGVQALATVTVLVYSFGITWILAKILDKTIGLRINPEDEMRGIDLAAHSELAYLTDEDPVELGSPQRV, encoded by the coding sequence ATGGATTCGGGAAATGTCGCTTGGATACTGGCCAGCTCGGCGCTGGTCTGCATGATGATCCCCGCCCTCGCCCTGTTCTACGGGGGCATGGTGGGGTCGCGCCGCATTCTCAACATGATGATGATGTGTTTCGGCGGCGCCAGCCTGGTGGCTGTCCTCTGGGCACTGTTCGGGTACTCGATGGCTTTCGGCAACTCGGTTGGGGGGCTGGGGCTGATCGGTGACGTCACCGAATTCCCCGGCATGGGGCAGCTGCTGGCCGCGGATGAGGAGGCGTCCATCCCGGTCATCCTGTTTGCTGCCTTCCAGCTGTTCTTCGCCTGCGTCACCACGGCGCTGGTGGCAGGCGCCGCAGCGGGCCGCATGAAGTTCGGCGCCTGGATGCTGTTTGCCGGCATCTGGGCCACGATCGTCTATTTCCCTATCGCGCACTGGGTCTTCGCCTTCACTTCGGCGGATGGCAGCGTGACCGGCGGCTGGATCGCCAGCGGGATCAAGGCCATCGACTTCGCCGGCGGCACCGCCGTGCACATGAACGCCGGCGCGGCAGCACTGGCCCTGGCCCTGGTGCTCGGCAAGAGCTCCGGCTGGCCGAAAGTGGAGCACGCCAAGCCGCACAGCCGCCCGCTGGTACTGGTTGGCGCCGGCCTCCTCTGGGTGGGCTGGTTCGGCTTCAACGCCGGCTCCGCGCTGTCCGCCGGCCAGTCGGCGTCGGTGGTTCTCCTCAACACCGCCGTAGCTGCCTCGGCCGGCCTCCTGGCCTGGTCCCTGGTGGAACGGCTCCGCCGCGGGGCAGCCACCAGCATGGGCGCAGCGTCCGGCCTGATCTCGGCGCTCGTGGCCATCACCCCCGCCTGTGGCGCGGTAAGCCCGCTGGGCGCGCTGGCCATCGGGGCGATCGCCGGGGCCGTATGCTCGCTGGCCATTGAACTGAAGTACCGCCTCGGCTACGACGACTCGCTCGACGTTGTGGGCGTCCACCTTGTGGGCGGCATCCTGGGCACGCTCCTGATCGGCCTCTTCGCCACCGATGCTGCCCCGAACGGGGTCAGCGGACTCTTCTATGGCGGCGGCGTGGAACTGCTCGGCGTCCAGGCCCTCGCCACTGTCACGGTGCTCGTTTACTCGTTCGGCATCACCTGGATCCTCGCAAAGATCCTGGACAAGACGATTGGCCTGCGGATCAATCCCGAGGACGAGATGCGCGGCATCGACCTCGCAGCACACTCCGAGCTCGCATACCTTACGGATGAGGATCCGGTGGAGCTGGGCTCTCCGCAGCGCGTGTAG